A window of the Cannabis sativa cultivar Pink pepper isolate KNU-18-1 chromosome X, ASM2916894v1, whole genome shotgun sequence genome harbors these coding sequences:
- the LOC115703628 gene encoding uncharacterized protein LOC115703628 — MAASLEIPSPTHLHKESPHLLMGSPNFSPSSDRRFWSTLHGRVDALLDDHNSKISSGKLPPNHDRPIKSYKDSGRSKRLKDDTLLLMRGFDSVAHTLSQLSNHLDNALQGANDLAKPPTLTEIFHSSLKESASNKDEVVGKQENELDPNKGLKRKYETSHCSEDQEEGPRDEKEQDPKDGKLNKAKNLAVTMATKAASLAREMKLIKSDLCFMQERCSLLEEENRRLRDGFAKGIRPDEDDLVRLQLETLLAEKSRLANENANLVRENQCLNQLVEYHQLASEDFSSYEQVVQGMCLDFSSPPRLVPGDHEQSTDEDHGDSECFQTPAGKHFGFATPDLDECENHTEGAAAAVP, encoded by the exons ATGGCAGCGTCTTTGGAGATACCCTCGCCTACCCATCTCCACAAG GAATCACCTCACTTGTTAATGGGTTCTCCTAATTTCAGTCCCTCCTCAGACAGGCGATTCTGGAGTACCCTCCATGGCCGAGTAGACGCGCTTCTCGACGATCATAACTCCAAAATCTCATCCGGGAAACTTCCCCCAAATCATGATCGCCCCATaaag agCTATAAAGATTCTGGACGTTCAAAGCGATTAAAGGATGACACATTGCTTTTGATGAGAGGGTTTGACTCGGTTGCTCACACTCTGTCTCAACTATCAAACCATTTGGACAATGCTCTTCAG GGAGCTAATGATCTTGCTAAACCACCCACCTTAACAGAAATATTTCACAGTAGCTTAAAGGAGTCAGCCAGTAACAAAGATGAAGTTGTAGGAAAACAAGAAAATGAGTTAGATCCCAACAAAGGATTGAAAAGAAAATACGAAACCAGCCATTGCTCAGAGGATCAAGAAGAGGGGCCAAGAGATGAAAAGGAGCAGGATCCGAAAGATGGAAAGCTGAATAAAGCCAAAAAT CTAGCAGTTACCATGGCAACAAAAGCAGCTTCACTTGCGAGGGAAATGAAGTTAATAAAATCAGATTTATGTTTCATGCAAGAGCGGTGCTCGCTGCTGGAAGAGGAGAACAGAAGACTAAGAGATGGATTTGCCAAAGGGATAAGACCTGACGAAGATGATCTG GTGAGACTTCAATTGGAGACATTGCTAGCTGAAAAATCCAGATTGGCAAATGAAAATGCAAATCTTGTAAGGGAAAACCAATGCCTGAATCAGCTTGTGGAGTACCACCAACTGGCTTCTGAAGATTTTTCTTCATATGAACAAGTTGTACAAGGAATGTGCTTAGACTTCTCGTCTCCGCCCCGGCTCGTGCCAGGAGATCATGAGCAGTCAACTGATGAGGATCATGGCGATTCAGAATGCTTCCAAACACCTGCCGGTAAACATTTTGGCTTCGCCACCCCCGATCTCGATGAGTGTGAAAACCACACTGAAGGGGCAGCAGCAGCAGTACCGTAA
- the LOC115703639 gene encoding uncharacterized protein LOC115703639: MSTKLRLPLKLIPQNAVVSNLTRRLLHEGPDTLEELIDRHVVKKDKSHLHDEEEDELLRRRRLTSTRREALSLYRDILRTTRFFMWPDSKGVLWRDVLRENARREFELARFETDPEIVTRLLIGGRDAVQSAIDKLVEKQKQLVEKERDSSGDRR; this comes from the coding sequence ATGAGCACGAAGCTACGCCTCCCTTTAAAGCTTATTCCCCAAAACGCCGTCGTATCTAACCTTACCCGTCGTCTTTTGCACGAAGGACCCGACACGCTGGAGGAGCTCATAGACCGACATGTAGTGAAGAAAGACAAATCCCATCTCCACGACGAAGAAGAAGACGAGCTCTTGAGGCGGAGGCGATTGACCAGCACGCGCCGAGAGGCACTCAGTCTCTACCGAGACATCCTCCGAACTACCCGATTTTTCATGTGGCCCGACTCCAAGGGCGTTCTGTGGCGCGATGTCCTCAGAGAGAACGCCCGGAGGGAATTCGAGCTCGCCCGCTTCGAAACGGATCCCGAAATTGTGACCCGGTTGCTCATCGGCGGCCGTGATGCTGTACAGTCGGCTATAGATAAACTCGTTGAGAAGCAGAAGCAACTGGTTGAGAAGGAACGCGACAGTAGTGGAGATCGACGATGA
- the LOC133032058 gene encoding uncharacterized protein LOC133032058 has product MASSSGVNKDMEQKWKNICLDDEEDNEVVYEEEDVEELEFDDRWCFVGRLLTGKVSDFMIFQNIMADLWKPGKGMYVKIIEQNRFLFQFFHEIDIQRVLTGSPWTYDRKQLIIERLKKGDNPRTIALNKLDIWVQIHDLQSGFKTARAVQQAGNYMGVYLESDPKNFQGVWREYLRVRVRLTVDVPLKRRMKFRKKKVVSRFMLTSSMNIYQHFVLFAV; this is encoded by the coding sequence ATGGCTTCATCTAGTGGAGTGAACAAGGATATGgaacaaaaatggaaaaatataTGTCTTGATGATGAGGAAGATAATGAGGTAGTTTATGAAGAGGAGGATGTGGAAGAACTCGAGTTTGACGATCGGTGGTGCTTTGTCGGTCGATTGTTAACGGGGAAAGTGTCGGACTTCATgatatttcaaaatattatgGCGGATTTATGGAAACCGGGGAAAGGAATGTATGTCAAGATCATTGAACAGAATCGATTCCtcttccaattttttcatgaaatCGATATTCAAAGAGTGTTAACGGGAAGCCCATGGACGTATGATCGAAAGCAGTTAATTATCGAGCGGCTGAAAAAGGGTGATAATCCGAGAACAATTGCACTAAATAAGCTGGATATTTGGGTGCAAATCCATGACCTTCAATCTGGATTCAAAACTGCAAGGGCGGTACAACAAGCAGGCAACTATATGGGCGTTTATCTGGAATCGGATCCGAAAAATTTTCAAGGTGTATGGCGTGAATATTTGCGGGTTCGAGTTCGTTTGACTGTTGACGTTCCACTCAAGAGGCGCATgaaattcagaaaaaaaaaggtGGTGAGTCGTTTTATGCTAACTTCAAGTATGAATATCTACcaacattttgttttatttgcGGTATAA